In a single window of the Lodderomyces elongisporus chromosome 4, complete sequence genome:
- the RCL1 gene encoding rRNA-processing endoribonuclease (BUSCO:EOG0926307V), giving the protein MSSKKDVVTFEGHKNFRLRIILSTLSGKPVKITKIRSNSLNPGLKDYEVSFLRLIESVTNGSHIEISYTGSTVIYRPGIIIGGEITHNCPLSKPVGYFIEPALMLAPFSKKKFSILFKGLTNSPNEVSVDTIKWGFLPIMEKFGVRDCLLHILKRGSPPLGGGEVHLVCNSLLPVPLTIHAIEVPKFSAIRGVAYCTRVSPSTVNRMIDAARQVLKGTGCEVNIAADVWRGENAGKSPGFGVTLVAESKRGFRISSDNVGAAQTLPEEVGETTAYQLMEEITTSGCVDRYQLPLCLVYMTIGKEDIGRIKIHKSQVNEDLVYMLRDIKSIFGTEAFLKSDDDDEADYSYDGGEKGRGNNGDSFITLSLKGSGFVNIAKKVA; this is encoded by the coding sequence ATGCTGTCGAAGAAAGATGTGGTTACATTTGAAGGACACAAAAATTTCCGGTTGAGAATAATTCTTTCTACTCTTTCAGGAAAACCTGTGAAAATCACCAAAATCAGATCAAATAGTTTAAATCCAGGTTTGAAAGACTACGAAGTTTCCTTCTTGAGACTCATAGAATCTGTCACTAATGGATCGCACATTGAAATCTCATACACTGGTTCAACTGTTATTTACAGACCTGGTATTATCATTGGTGGGGAAATAACTCACAACTGTCCTTTGTCAAAACCTGTTGGCTATTTCATTGAGCCCGCGTTGATGTTGGCTCCGTTTTCTAAAAAGAAGTTTAGTATACTTTTCAAAGGATTGACAAACAGTCCCAATGAAGTAAGCGTTGACACAATTAAATGGGGATTCTTGCCTATAATGGAAAAGTTTGGTGTGCGAGATTGTTTATTGCATATTCTTAAACGTGGCTCTCCACCTTTAGGCGGAGGCGAGGTACATTTGGTTTGTAACTCTTTACTACCGGTACCTTTGACTATTCATGCCATTGAAGTACCAAAATTCTCAGCAATCAGAGGTGTTGCATATTGTACTAGAGTCAGCCCGTCTACAGTTAATAGGATGATAGATGCCGCAAGACAAGTTCTTAAGGGAACTGGATGCGAAGTAAATATTGCAGCAGATGTCTGGAGAGGTGAAAATGCAGGTAAGTCTCCAGGATTTGGTGTCACGCTTGTTGCCGAATCAAAGAGAGGTTTCAGAATCCTGAGCGACAATGTCGGTGCAGCCCAAACCTTACCAGAAGAAGTCGGTGAGACCACTGCCTATCAGTTAATGGAGGAGATTACAACCAGCGGATGTGTCGATAGGTACCAATTACCTCTTTGCCTTGTTTATATGACCATTGGTAAAGAAGATATCGGAAGAATTAAGATTCACAAGTCACAGGTTAATGAAGATTTAGTATACATGCTCCGAGATATTAAATCAATTTTTGGAACAGAGGCGTTCCTCAAGAGcgatgacgacgatgaaGCTGATTATAGCTATGATGGTGGGGAAAAAGGCCGTGGCAATAATGGCGACAGTTTCATTACATTAAGTTTAAAGGGAAGTGGATTTGTAAACATTGCTAAAAAAGTAGCGTAG
- the cnd1 gene encoding condensin complex non-SMC subunit Cnd1 (BUSCO:EOG0926079Q) has protein sequence MDFNLQSYFNEFDVDKEYDVQFDDLNGKLGLVTDTLAHDSQAIVSNPELFEDILELAQGYRKLESKQQRQLSYLLASSFNNIGQSLSRGLVEDDYQDGLDQIKTTLERYGYLIYVLMKFLGSEDHSQISAARSQKKVPRDVLAKWNSNCADVENALLAIKSVLNIDLDKVFLTTPERDAYVELFSRPIINLMESPERMKVEGLRVLIYDVLAVAVTKHAHGEIMQHSIIQSLTYYAHLPPYMAIFLSLLNRKYDHPYLTERILREIAQTRFIANDTNGPKAIAEFITKLSELSPHQMFKQMTSISQLLTNTNFTLRCAVVEACGNVIIGVLKDRSRFSLIETANDFNGADNNNNSSSNDNNNDNDNDNNNNNSSSSSGDGEDDSEKVDNGRQSDEVHVGKLLDLLAERVFDQNPFVRSKAIQALTRVAESSLKAPAKRQQILRLAVNSLDDRSTLVRRNSIKLLGKLILKHPFQGTHGTQLSRKFWSSQLQDAEDEYIACIPKPMDLGADMEMEEDTGDEMQEDNAEEKDDENDNIREEQEEFDGGEKSENSDNDEEDREEETERLSATETAAATSSSSSSSSTTGESPLSSASTINHQQTPSPIAIARAKLKRDFYKDAVKFIKTAEKGTTTICRLLFSRNRNEAIDAMDFIVLADAFGIENANYGIKRMLHLVWVKGTSEEGKSVSAHLIDCYKALFLRAPEGASTTQKAAHIAKSLMGLTKGASVADLASLEKLLCMMYRLNMIHSEIIAVLWQVYKTEVEDTDEIIEMRRSSIKILGMLGTDEPKIIAQGFSSILNIGLNEKGLHDLELCRYSCIALQKLDLAFFSSSIENSQERQKEATDRIVNVLLHVHDDAEWFAVAEQAIDAIFEICNDPVDLCSDLIREKSNSVFASQKFSELQKCTALSQLLFIVGHVAIKTIVYLESLEAQFKKKRQHAETKATEGNKADHERDEELEMIGGTSEDDFADAVQHVREKELLYGQTSILAGFGALVKRICSMPKKYDNLNLQRHATLCLVKLMCISSIYCEENLPLLLSIMEKSQDPVIRCNCVLGLGDLAVSFNRLIDENTDFIYRRLTDENIMVQKTCLMTVTFLILAGQVKVKGQLSSMAKCLENSDQGISDMCRLFFTELATKDNAIYNGFIDIFSGLSFDESLSHESFKKIIKFLLGFVTKERQQKQLSEKLLVRLKKAKSEKEWKDIAFALETIPNTNADIAAILKEGYQMVSAK, from the coding sequence ATGGACTTTAATCTACAGTCGTATTTCAACGAGTTTGATGTAGATAAGGAGTACGATGTACAATTTGATGACTTGAATGGGAAGTTGGGACTAGTGACGGACACATTAGCACATGATTCACAGGCAATAGTATCAAATCCAGAGCTTTTTGAAGATATCTTGGAGCTAGCTCAAGGATACAGAAAATTGGAATCAAAACAGCAACGTCAATTGTCCTACTTGTTGGCATCTTCATTCAACAATATTGGTCAAAGTTTGCTGCGGGGGTTAGTGGAAGATGACTATCAAGATGGTCTTGACCAGATTAAAACTACTTTGGAACGATATGGTTATTTGATATACGTTTTGATGAAATTTCTTGGGAGTGAAGACCACCTGCAAATAAGTGCAGCACgatcacaaaagaaagtacCCCGAGATGTTCTTGCCAAATGGAACTCCAATTGTGCAGATGTCGAAAATGCACTCCTTGCCATCAAGTCTGTTTTGAACATTGACCTTGATAAAGTGTTTTTGACTACACCCGAGAGGGATGCTTATGTCGAGCTTTTCTCCAGACCCATCATCAATCTCATGGAGAGCCCTGAAAGGATGAAAGTTGAAGGATTGAGAGTTCTAATATATGATGTTCTCGCTGTTGCTGTCACAAAGCATGCGCATGGAGAGATCATGCAACATTCAATCATTCAAAGTTTGACATACTATGCTCATCTCCCTCCATACATGGCTATATTTCTTAGTTTATTAAACAGAAAATACGATCACCCCTATTTGACTGAAAGGATCCTACGTGAAATTGCACAGACTCGTTTCATTGCCAATGATACTAATGGCCCAAAGGCTATTGCCGAGTTTATCACAAAATTATCAGAACTCAGTCCGCATCAAATGTTTAAGCAAATGACGAGTATTTCACAGTTATTGACAAACACCAATTTTACACTTCGTTGCGCAGTTGTTGAAGCGTGTGGAAATGTCATCATTGGTGTGCTTAAAGATCGATCTCGATTCTCATTGATTGAAACTGCGAACGATTTCAATGGTGCcgataacaacaacaatagcagTAGCAACGACAATAATAACGACAACGATAAcgacaacaataacaataacagcagcagcagcagcggcGACGGCGAGGATGATAGCGAGAAAGTGGATAATGGGCGTCAGTCAGATGAAGTGCATGTTGGAAAATTATTAGATTTACTAGCAGAAAGAGTTTTTGATCAAAACCCGTTTGTGAGGTCCAAGGCTATACAGGCTTTGACACGTGTTGCTGAATCGAGTCTTAAAGCACCGGCCAAACGTCAACAAATACTCCGTCTTGCTGTAAACTCCTTGGACGATCGAAGTACTTTAGTTAGGAGGAATTCAATCAAGCTTTTGGGAAAACTCATCTTAAAGCATCCGTTTCAAGGAACGCATGGAACACAGCTTTCCAGAAAATTTTGGTCTTCTCAATTACAGGATGCAGAGGATGAATACATCGCGTGTATACCTAAACCAATGGACTTGGGTGCAGACATGGAGATGGAAGAAGATACTGGAGATGAAATGCAAGAGGATaatgcagaagaaaaggacgATGAAAATGATAACATACGAGAGGAACAAGAGGAATTTGACGGAGgagaaaaaagtgaaaacagcgataatgatgaagaggatagggaagaagaaactgAGAGATTATCAGCGACTGAAactgcagcagcaacatcatcatcatcatcatcatcatcaacaacaggaGAATCACCATTGTCGTCTGCCTCTACTATCAATCATCAGCAAACACCTTCTCCGATTGCAATAGCCAGAGCTAAATTGAAGCGGGATTTTTATAAAGATGCCGTAAAGTTTATCAAAACAGCGGAAAAGGGCACCACAACAATTTGTAGGCTTTTGTTCTCCAGGAATAGAAATGAGGCTATAGACGCCATGGATTTCATCGTTCTTGCAGATGCTTTTGGTATTGAAAATGCGAATTACGGAATCAAGCGGATGCTACACTTGGTATGGGTGAAAGGAACTTCAGAAGAAGGCAAATCGGTCTCAGCACACTTGATAGATTGCTACAAAGCCCTTTTTTTGCGTGCTCCAGAAGGAGCCTCAACTACTCAGAAAGCTGCACATATAGCTAAGAGTCTTATGGGATTAACTAAAGGGGCTTCAGTTGCTGACTTGGCATCTTTGGAAAAGTTGTTGTGCATGATGTACAGACTCAATATGATACACAGTGAAATTATTGCTGTACTTTGGCAGGTGTACAAGACTGAAGTGGAAGATACCGATGAGATTATTGAAATGAGACGCTCTTCTATAAAGATCTTAGGAATGCTTGGTACAGACGAACCAAAGATTATCGCACAAGGTTTCTCATCGATTTTGAATATCGGATTAAACGAAAAAGGACTCCATGATTTAGAACTTTGTCGTTATTCATGCATTGCATTGCAAAAACTCGATCttgcctttttttctaGCAGCATCGAAAACTCacaagaaagacaaaaagaagcaacagATCGCATAGTAAATGTGCTTTTGCACGTCCACGATGATGCGGAATGGTTTGCAGTTGCAGAACAAGCAATAGATGCTATTTTTGAGATCTGTAATGATCCAGTAGATTTGTGCTCGGACTTGATTCGTGAGAAATCCAACAGCGTATTTGCCTCACAGAAGTTTTCAGAATTGCAAAAATGTACAGCATTATCTCAATTACTTTTCATTGTAGGCCACGTTGCAATCAAGACAATAGTGTACCTTGAAAGTCTTGAAGCCCAATTTAAGAAAAAACGGCAACATGCAGAGACAAAGGCAACTGAAGGAAATAAGGCTGACCATGAGCGTGATGAAGAATTGGAGATGATTGGTGGAACATCGGAGGACGATTTTGCAGATGCAGTGCAACATGTGAGGGAGAAAGAATTACTTTATGGACAAACATCTATTCTTGCAGGGTTTGGCGCGTTGGTGAAGCGAATATGTTCGATGCCGAAAAAATACGATAATCTCAATTTACAACGACATGCTACATTATGCTTGGTGAAGTTGATGTGCATTTCATCCATCTATTGTGAAGAGAACCTTCCTTTGCTTTTGAGTATTATGGAAAAGTCCCAAGATCCAGTTATCAGGTGCAATTGTGTTTTAGGGCTTGGTGATTTGGCCGTGAGCTTCAATAGGTTGATTGACGAGAATACAGATTTCATATATCGTCGTCTCACAGATGAGAACATTATGGTGCAAAAAACTTGTTTAATGACTGTTACGTTCTTGATTCTTGCAGGTCAAGTTAAGGTAAAGGGACAATTATCTTCGATGGCCAAATGCTTAGAAAACTCGGACCAGGGAATAAGTGATATGTGTAGATTGTTTTTCACCGAATTGGCAACAAAGGATAACGCAATCTACAATGGCTTTATCGATATATTTAGTGGATTATCTTTTGACGAGTCGTTGAGCCACGAATCATTCAAGAAGATTATCAAGTTTTTGTTGGGGTTTGTCACCAAAGAGCGCCAACAAAAGCAATTAAGCGAAAAACTATTAGTTAGATTGAAAAAGGCAAAGAGCGAAAAGGAGTGGAAGGATATTGCGTTTGCATTGGAGACTATCCCAAATACAAACGCAGACATAGCAGCAATACTAAAAGAAGGGTACCAAATGGTGTCGGCAAAGTAA
- the HEM15 gene encoding ferrochelatase hem15 (BUSCO:EOG09262BHE), which produces MRAAMFSNFRSRLSCCGPFAHRFGSRLNSSVSSNGNITSNKSPTGVVFMNMGGPSKVEETYDFLLRLFQDGDLIPFGIFQKPLGKLIAKRRTPKIEEHYKEIGGGSPIRKWSEYQCKKLCEILDETNPETAPHKPYVAFRYAKPLTEETLAEMKKDGVKRAIAFSQYPQFSYSTTGSSINELYRQTLKHDPERSIEWSIIDRWPQQNGLVKAFASNIKEKLAEFPPEIRDDVIILFSAHSLPMEIVNLGDSYPAEVGATVYKVMESLNFSNPYRLVWQSQVGPKPWLGAQTAKIIDKLEKRDDVKGIVLVPIAFTSDHIETLHELDIEIMEEAENPEKIKRAESMNGNEVFIKGLADLVAEHLKSGRKYSKQLELDCILGGEKAHGTFKHPDEMFGKQSPQSSKPTQN; this is translated from the coding sequence ATGAGAGCAGCGATGTTTAGCAATTTTCGGTCTCGTTTGAGTTGCTGTGGCCCTTTTGCTCATAGGTTTGGGTCGAGATTGAATTCTAGTGTTAGCAGCAACGGTAATATCACTTCTAACAAGTCTCCAACAGGTGTTGTGTTTATGAACATGGGTGGCCCATCCAAGGTAGAGGAAACCTACGACTTCTTATTGCGTTTGTTCCAAGACGGAGATTTGATTCCGTTTGGTATTTTCCAGAAACCCTTGGGTAAGTTAATTGCAAAAAGGCGAACACCAAAGATAGAGGAGCATTACAAGGAGATTGGCGGAGGCTCACCCATTAGGAAATGGTCGGAATATCAGTGTAAGAAGCTTTGCGAGATTTTGGACGAGACAAATCCTGAAACAGCACCACACAAACCGTACGTGGCCTTCAGATATGCAAAGCCATTGACGGAAGAGACATTAGCtgaaatgaagaaagatGGCGTGAAGAGAGCAATAGCATTCTCTCAATATCCTCAATTTTCATACTCAACGACGGGTTCATCGATAAATGAATTGTATAGACAAACTTTGAAGCACGATCCAGAAAGAAGCATCGAATGGTCTATTATTGATCGTTGGCCACAACAGAATGGCTTGGTTAAGGCATTTGCAAGCAatattaaagaaaaacttgCGGAATTTCCACCAGAAATAAGGGACGATGTTATTATATTATTCTCGGCACATTCCTTGCCAATGGAAATTGTCAACTTGGGTGACTCATACCCTGCCGAAGTCGGGGCAACAGTGTACAAAGTGATGGAAAGCTTGAACTTTTCCAATCCATACAGATTAGTATGGCAATCACAAGTTGGTCCAAAACCTTGGTTGGGCGCACAAACTGCCAAAATTATTGATAAGTTGGAAAAGCGCGATGACGTGAAAGGTATTGTTTTGGTGCCTATTGCTTTTACATCCGATCATATTGAGACTTTGCACGAGTTGGATATAGAGATCATGGAGGAAGCTGAAAATCCCGAGAAAATCAAGCGAGCCGAGTCAATGAATGGGAATGAAGTGTTTATCAAAGGTCTTGCCGACCTAGTGGCAGAACACTTGAAGAGCGGTAGAAAATATTCAAAGCAATTGGAATTGGATTGCATTTTAGGTGGTGAAAAAGCACACGGTACTTTTAAACACCCCGACGAAATGTTTGGCAAACAATCGCCACAATCATCAAAACCAACACAAAACTAA
- the MED4 gene encoding Mediator of RNA polymerase II transcription subunit 4: MLPYRRPDSPLLSSSISRTASATKLNQLYQDSATRSATATPSAYVTSSLNPARNVPILDSSSRFQNGNSSIDSLPVISHIDEFRALLDELSEAVTSFKDDEVFTKFEKLTKLNTTIENDIKELHLHKQRRKSLKQLQNRHKSLDDLQKNTLKKLLSYRSELRKLPRAKTYELKQDKDNDPNSLKIDVKDIFAYSMKLAKFSKAPVAMGNLSHQIHPNNYIWPAEDSLRRGMLAMSYIQEKEILENVLGEEKPVSVAKEETSKENSERVSISPSKESGDTSLNGTPHPSNRDHIEIAPTAPTAPTAVDEDENGYSNEVADLDLDLFDPDAELSD; the protein is encoded by the coding sequence ATGTTGCCATACAGGAGACCTGACTCGCCTCTTTTATCATCGCTGATTTCAAGAACTGCCTCAGCCACAAAGTTGAATCAACTATATCAGGATTCTGCTACAAGATCTGCCACAGCCACACCGTCTGCATATGTCACTTCTTCTCTAAACCCAGCCAGAAACGTTCCAATCTTAGATTCAAGTTCGAGATTTCAAAATGGGAATTCATCAATTGACTCACTACCGGTAATATCACATATTGACGAGTTTAGAGCCTTGTTGGATGAACTAAGTGAGGCAGTAACACTGTTTAAGGACGATGAGGTGTTCACAAAGTTTGAGAAACTCACAAAACTCAACACCACTATTGAGAATGATATCAAGGAATTGCATTTGCAtaagcaaagaagaaaatcaTTAAAGCAATTACAGAACAGGCACAAAAGCTTAGatgatttgcaaaaaaataccTTAAAGAAGTTGCTTTCTTATAGAAGTGAATTGAGGAAGCTTCCAAGAGCAAAAACATACGAACTAAAACAGGATAAAGATAATGATCCTAATTCGTTGAAGATTGATGTGAAGGACATTTTTGCATACTCAATGAAGTTGGCGAAGTTTTCTAAAGCACCAGTTGCAATGGGAAATCTCTCACACCAGATCCACCCCAACAACTATATTTGGCCTGCTGAAGACTCTTTACGACGAGGCATGTTAGCCATGAGCTATATCcaggaaaaagagattttggaaaatgttCTTGGCGAGGAAAAACCGGTTTCTGTAGCAAAAGAGGAAACGAGCAAGGAAAATAGCGAACGTGTTAGTATCCTGCCAAGTAAAGAAAGTGGTGATACATCTCTTAATGGAACCCCACACCCATCTAATAGAGATCACATAGAAATTGCTCCTACGGCTCCTACCGCACCTACCGCTgtagatgaagatgagaaTGGGTATTCTAATGAAGTAGCTGATCTAGATCTAGATTTGTTCGATCCTGATGCAGAATTATCGGATTAA
- the TAF4 gene encoding transcription initiation factor TFIID subunit 4, which yields MSEDLKRSASDIQDELAQSPKRVKFNDPPQIDDVNKYDANNVNANANVNANANVNANANDGNSNNFASIASNVTTNPIDSTVTQPQPVSPEIQNPITTLLQTDPGVGASKDSSTTNGSAINITKNADTNNIETNTASINPVSNTNTNTKPASVDTVDIKSVSANTADTATDTKPVSADNADTATDTKPVSADTADTADTDADAKPASANTSNTTNANTAGTGASNTDVANSSSATTSTGDAKPQVQGANETGSNQHDQRDSSKLNDAIAAAGVDIQKEEELLQQRQSNRKPGAPSEKQDGSKSQTQVPLLNPYHLSAFLAKVSKTHQIHQNFLEDGNLLNLISDACEDWLSHIASKALILSRHRRRGTQFSSKKGGSSSSTQLSQQRSAVSKELRNLALRQKEMEEKRVQKRIALGLEKSSGNGTDDAANGKPGSEETLHRAANATAAMMATGKKKYSWMSSGGGGAGSIGSLGDDARGSGVGIGGGGVGGGDSKTKQSAILSTRGDNGLRYRDLRSTNAIVLKDLLNALEGEKKGTQHAITKGYAKLRD from the coding sequence ATGTCTGAAGATCTCAAGCGATCTGCTTCAGATATACAAGATGAACTAGCACAAAGCCCCAAACGTGTCAAATTTAATGATCCCCCTCAAATTGATGAtgtaaataaatatgatgCTAATAACGTCAATGCCAACGCCAATGTCAATGCCAACGCCAATGTCAATGCCAACGCCAATGACGGTAACAGCAATAACTTCGCTAGTATTGCCAGCAATGTCACTACTAATCCCATTGACTCTACTGTTACCCAGCCTCAGCCTGTTTCTCCTGAAATCCAGAACCCCATTACTACACTACTACAAACAGACCCTGGTGTTGGAGCTTCAAAGGATCTGCTGACGACAAATGGCTCAGCTATCAATATTACTAAAAATGCTGATACTAATAATATCGAAACTAATACTGCTAGCATCAATCCTGTTAGTAACACCAATACTAATACCAAGCCTGCAAGTGTCGATACTGTTGATATTAAGTCTGTCAGTGCTAATACTGCTGATACTGCTACTGATACTAAGCCTGTCAGTGCTGATAATGCTGATACTGCTACTGATACTAAGCCTGTCAGTGCTGATACTGCTGATACTGCTGATactgatgctgatgctaAGCCTGCCAGTGCTAATACCTCTAATACTACGAACGCTAATACCGCTGGTACTGGTGCTTCGAATACTGATGTTGCTAATTCCTCTTCCGCTACTACTTCCACAGGTGATGCTAAACCACAAGTGCAAGGAGCAAACGAGACTGGCTCAAATCAGCATGATCAGCGAGATTCTTCTAAATTGAACGATGCTATTGCAGCAGCAGGTGTTGATAtacagaaagaagaagaactttTACAACAAAGGCAACTGAATCGAAAGCCTGGAGCTCCATCTGAAAAACAAGATGGATCAAAGTCGCAGACGCAAGTACCATTACTCAATCCGTATCATTTGTCGGCGTTTCTTGCAAAAGTTTCCAAGACGCATCAAATACATCAAAACTTCCTTGAGGATGGCAATTTGCTAAACCTAATTTCTGATGCATGCGAGGACTGGCTCTCGCATATTGCGAGCAAGGCGCTTATCTTGTCTAGGCACAGGCGAAGGGGTACACAATTTTCACTGAAAAAAGGAGGACTGTCTTCTCTGACCCAATTGTCGCAACAAAGGTCTGCAGTATCCAAAGAGTTAAGAAACCTTGCCTTGCGacaaaaggaaatggaAGAGAAAAGGGTCCAGAAACGTATTGCTTTAGGATTGGAAAAAAGTTCTGGTAATGGTACAGATGATGCTGCGAACGGGAAACCTGGGTCGGAAGAGACATTGCATAGGGCTGCAAATGCCACTGCAGCAATGATGGCGAcgggaaagaaaaaatatagcTGGATGAGCTCTGGAGGTGGCGGTGCAGGGAGTATAGGCTCTTTAGGTGATGATGCTAGAGGGAGCGGTGTAGGTATTGGTGGAGGCGGTGTAGGAGGAGGTGATAGTAAGACGAAACAAAGTGCTATTTTATCGACGAGAGGAGATAATGGATTGAGGTATAGGGATCTTCGGTCAACCAATGCAATAGTATTGAAAGATTTGCTAAACGCATTGGAAGGCGAGAAGAAGGGAACTCAACATGCTATTACCAAGGGATACGCTAAGTTGCGAGATTAA
- the ale1 gene encoding Lysophospholipid acyltransferase (BUSCO:EOG0926251E): MIAVIQTFLNLISDNTGLDQASVKILLCTLLSYPFSIIFKRLPDREYTLKNVYVVIVSAFYVFGICDLRSGFGTLILSTLGCYFITRYLRTSSMPWVNFIFLMTHMAYSHFHLQFFADYDPRVIDITGAQMILVMKLSAFGWSVYDGKQPLESLSEYNRSRAIKQHPNILPFIGYSFFYASLLTGPAFDYADYDKFIHATLFDDVPEDKRPGRRRKRLIPKSGKQATSKLFQGFFWAALLFVVPKYVELDEVFTKSFIYNHGFVYRIFYMWGLGFLYRLKYYAIWLIAEGACILCGIGYNGIDATTGKFKWNRVQNIDPLAFETGQNVHACLEAWNQNTNKWLKHYIYLRVAKPGRKPGFKSTVFTFATSAFWHGTRPGYYLTFVIGAFMQTVGKYYRKNIRPLFLTADGSPKPTKRVYDFVSWVVTQLAFGFAVQPFVILDFKKSLLCWATVDYWLVAAIAITFFIYNGPLAKYFKISQKKKLPVKINETKELSSDKKLSTKEHGYVTNAIDKKLGKEYDSPTLGLPSLDVFEDLDKSELDEDIEHLHQAWESFKKRRFLDDEDAEGLKSAYSNFTDEINEIYRAKKDEFFASDDKPKQS, translated from the coding sequence ATGATTGCCGTTATTCAGACATTTTTAAACTTAATCCTGGACAATACAGGTTTGGATCAGGCCAGTGTTAAAATCCTTTTGTGTACATTACTTTCTTACCCATTCAgcatcattttcaaaagattGCCAGATCGCGAATACACCTTGAAGAATGTTTACGTTGTCATTGTTTCTGCATTCTATGTATTTGGAATTTGCGACTTACGATCTGGGTTTGGCACGTTAATCCTTTCTACCTTGGGGTGCTATTTTATCACGAGATATTTGCGAACTTCAAGCATGCCATGGGTGAACTTCATATTCTTGATGACCCACATGGCATATAGTCATTTCCACCTTCAGTTCTTTGCCGACTACGACCCTAGGGTTATTGATATTACAGGAGCGCAAATGATATTGGTGATGAAGTTATCAGCTTTTGGATGGAGTGTGTACGATGGGAAACAGCCATTGGAATCATTAAGCGAATACAACAGATCTCGTGCCATCAAACAACACCCAAATATTCTTCCATTCATTGGCTATCTGTTCTTTTATGCTTCTTTATTAACTGGTCCAGCTTTTGACTATGCAGACTATGACAAGTTCATCCATGCAACATTATTTGATGATGTTCCAGAGGACAAAAGACCAGGTAGACGCAGAAAGAGGCTAATTCCAAAAAGCGGAAAACAAGCGACATCAAAGTTATTTCaaggttttttttgggcGGCATTATTATTTGTTGTGCCCAAATACGTGGAACTTGACGAAGTATTCACCAAGAGCTTTATCTACAACCACGGATTTGTTTATAGAATCTTCTACATGTGGGGGTTGGGTTTCCTTTATAGGTTGAAATACTATGCTATTTGGTTAATTGCCGAAGGTGCATGTATCTTGTGCGGTATAGGCTATAACGGAATTGACGCAACAACAGGCAAGTTCAAGTGGAATAGAGTCCAGAACATTGATCCATTGGCCTTTGAAACTGGTCAAAATGTACATGCATGCTTGGAAGCTTGGAAtcaaaacacaaacaaatgGTTGAAGCACTATATTTATTTGCGAGTGGCAAAGCCAGGCAGGAAACCTGGATTTAAGAGTACCGTTTTCACTTTTGCTACAAGTGCGTTTTGGCATGGAACAAGACCAGGCTATTATTTGACATTTGTAATTGGGGCATTTATGCAGACCGTTGGAAAGTATTACAGAAAAAACATTCGTCCGTTGTTTTTAACAGCTGATGGCTCTCCTAAACCAACAAAACGTGTTTACGATTTTGTCAGCTGGGTTGTCACACAGTTGGCATTTGGCTTTGCAGTACAACCATTTGTCATTTTAGATTTTAAGAAATCATTATTATGCTGGGCTACAGTTGATTACTGGCTAGTCGCAGCTATTGCAATAacattctttatttataaTGGCCCGCTCGCTAAGTACTTCAAGATCAgtcagaagaagaaacttcCAGTTAAAATTAATGAGACGAAGGAGTTACTGAGTGACAAAAAATTGTCTACCAAAGAGCATGGCTATGTTACAAACGCAATCGATAAAAAGTTGGGTAAGGAGTACGATTCTCCAACTTTAGGTTTACCATCTTTGGATGTGTTTGAGGATCTTGATAAACTGGAACTTGACGAAGACATCGAGCATTTGCACCAAGCTTGGGAATCATTCAAAAAAAGACGTTTCTTGGATGACGAAGACGCTGAGGGATTAAAGAGTGCTTACAGTAATTTTACTGACGAAATTAATGAAATTTACCGTGCAAAAAAGGATGAGTTTTTCGCTAGTGATGATAAGCCAAAGCAGCTGTAA